Sequence from the Microbacterium faecale genome:
CGTTCGAGCGCCGAGGCAGCGACAAGAGTCTCGTCGAGCTCCCCCGCGAACAGCGCTTCCTGACGGGTATTCTCGTCGGCCATCTGCACGAAGTATGCGCGGTCGACCTGCGATTCCCCATCCCAGTAATCGGGGTTCTTCACCAGGACGATTTCCACCCCGGGGTTGTACTCGCCGAACTTCATCGGACCGGTGCCGATGATGCCCGCGTAGTTCGCTTCATTGGTGACGAAGTCCGTCCCCTCGTACAGGTGCTTGGGAAGCATGTATTGCTCTGAAATCACTTCCAGGATGGGACCGAGCGGGTCACTCAGCTTCATAGCCACAGTGTGGTCATCGATGATCTCCACCGTGGTGAGCCGCTTGGTGATCTCCGCGCCCATGATTGCCAGAGGGACGATCTCCTCGAAGTTGAACTTCACGTCCTCTGCGGTGAACGGCTCGCCGTCATGCCAGGTGACTCCTTCCCTGAGGTTGAGGGTCAACGTCAGTGCGTCGTCGCTGAGTTCCCAATCCGTCGCCAGACCCGGGGTGAGTTCGCCCACTCCGGAAGCGAAGATGAGTGGCTCCAGAATCTGGGCGCTGAACGCGGTCGCAGCGTTCCCGGATGCGAATTGAGCGTTGAGCCCGATGCCCATCGGGTCACCGTTCGTGACCCACTTGACATATGTCCGTTCGGCATCCGACGATGCCCCGCCCTCCGACGAGGTGCATCCCGCGATCGCGAGTGACGCGGCGAGTCCTATGGCGAGCAATGCGCCGAACCGTCTCTTGGTGCGACGCGCACGGGGCCGTGTGAGTGTGATTGTCATATCCTGCCTCTCTGCATGGATGTTGATGGGAAAAAGCCAGCTGTGCCGTACCTGCGATCACGTCAACGGCGGTAAGACGGGCGTAGCTTGTAGAAGGTTTTGCGTGTACGGGTGCTCCGGATTGGAGAAGACGGCTTCCGTCGTGCCTTCCTCGACAACCTCACCGGACCGCATGACGTACACGCGGTCGGCGACCTTTTCCACGATCGGTAGATCGTGCGTGATGAATACGTATCCGATGCCGAGCCTGTCCTTGAGGTCGGCCATCACTCGCAGCACGCCGGCCTTGACCGACGCGTCCAGAGCGGACACCGCCTCATCGGCCACGATGATGCGGGGATGGAGGACAAGCGTGCGGGCGATGAGGACCCGCTGGCGCTGCCCACCGCTGAGTTCGTGAGGGAAACGCTCAAGGAAATTCTCAGCCGGGCTGAGCCCTACCTGCTGCAGCGCTTCGATCGCGAGAGCGCGGATCTCCGATTGGCCAGATGTGAGCTTATGAAATCGGATGACCTCGCCGATGGCTTGCTCGACGCGCTTGCGAGGATTCAGCGATCCTGCGGGGTCCTGCAGCACTGCCTGCACGCTCCTGCGGTATGCCCGGTACTCCTGTCGACGCAGCGACCCGATCGGGCGACCATCCAATTCGACCGTGCCGGATGTCACCGAGATGAGATCGAGCAGCATTCGAGCAACTGTGCTCTTCCCGCTCCCGCTCTCTCCCACGATCGCGACGAACTCGCCGGGTCGGGCGTGCAGACTGACGTCTTTAACGGCATGTACTGGCTCCGACCGTTGCCTGGTGTGGAACGTCTTGGAGAGGTTCTTCGCCTCAAGAAGCATGCGCCGTCTCCTCATTCAGGCTTCGACGAAGCTCTGGCGGCATCGAGTACAGTTCTTCCCCGCGCCCCGTCAGACTGCGCACGCTGCGCAGCAGCGCCTTCGTGTAGCGATGCTGCGGGTCAGTGATGACGCGTTCGGTTTTCCCTTCCTCAAGGATTCGCCCGTTGTACATGACGTAGACGCGGTCGGTCATGCCTGCCACGACCGCCAAGTCGTGAGAGATCAGGATCAGGGACGTATCCAGGTCGCGAACGGTCGCGTCGAGCGTCTTCAAGACGCGCTGCTGAACGGTCACATCGAGTGCGGTGGTCGGTTCGTCCGCGAGGATGAGCTGTGGGCGCTTCGCGATGGCGATCGCAACCAGTACCCGTTGGCGCATGCCACCGCTCAGCTCGTGGGGGAACCTCGCGGCCACCTGCCGAGGATTGTCCAGACCTGCTTGCTCCAGGAAGCCATACACTTCTTCCTTCTGCTCGGAGCGCTTCCGTCCACGTTCCGGAGAGAAGGACTCGGCAACCTGACGACCAATTCGCGTGGTCGGGTTCAGGAAGGACATCGGGTCTTGAAAGATCATCCCGACTCGGTGGCGGCGGATCTCAGCCCACTCGGCGGCAGGTGCGCCCAGCATCTCCTTGCCTTCGAAACGAAGCGAACCGGTCACGTCAACGCGAGGAGATCTCGGAAGCAGTCCGGCGATAGCGCGCCCGGTGATCGACTTCCCCGACCCGGACTCGCCGACGATCCCGACCCGCTCCCCGTCGCGGACACGGAGATCGACGCTCCGCACTGCCTCGACCGAGCTGCGCGGACCGGTCGGGAGCACGACACGAAGTCCTTCGATTTCCAGGAGCGGCGGCCGCCCTTCCGACGGTGTGACCGTATCCGTTTGAATACTCACTTGACACGTCCGATCATCGGGTTGAAGGAGTCATTCAGCGCGTCCCCCAGCATGTTCACCGCGAGGACAACGAAGAAGATGCAGGCTCCGGGGAACACTGCGAGCCACCAGCCTTCGCGCATGTGCCCCTGCGCATCGGAAAGCAAAGTGCCCCAACTGGGGTTGTTTGGATCGCCGATCCCGATGAAGGCGAGGCCCGACTCGATGAGAATCGCTCGGCCGACAGTCAACGTCGTGGCGACCAGAACTGGTGGCATGAGATTAGGAATCACATCGGACACGATGATCCGATATCCGGGGAACCCGACCGCGCGGGCCGATTCGACATAGCCCATCTGTGAGATGCGCATCGCCTCGGCACGCACGATGCGCGCTACCCCGGGCCACATCGTCACGGCAAGGATGATGACGATGAGCCACATACCGTCCCCGAGCAATGCTGCGGCAACGATTGCGAGCACGATTGCCGGGAGCACCTGGAAAAACTCCGCGATCTTCACCAGGCCGAGGTCGACGGCCCCACGGTAGTATCCGGCGGCCCCACCAATGACGAGCCCGATGGTCATGCACAGCACGGCAACCGCGAAGCCGACCATCAGCGAGATCCTGCCCCCGTTCGCCACTCGGACGAGGAAGTCACGCCCCAACTCATCCGTACCCAGCAGGTTGTCCGGATTCGGTGCTGACATCACGGGAAACACGGTCATGATCGGGCTCGGTCCGAAGAACGGCACGACCACCACGAAGACAACCATCAATGCCAGGAGGGGGACGAACACAATTGTCGTTGGTTTCCGGATGAACATCGCCCAAGCCATCCGTTGCGCACTCACCCCTCGGCTCGGGGCGGCGTTCTGCGCTCCAGAGGAAATGTCGGGCGTCGCTGCCCGCTGCTGAAGTGTCATGAGGCGGCCACTTTCACTTTCTTGCTCGATGCGAAGCTCTCGCGCACTCGCGGATCCACCAGCCCATAAAGCATGTCCGTGAGGATGTTGACAATGATGATGGTGAAGGTGAGAACGATGACAATGCCGAGAACAACTTGGTTGTTACCGCGCTCGACCGACTCAACGAACATCAGCCCCATGCCGGGCCAGCCAAAGACTCGCTCGGTGACGACTGACCCCGCGACCATGAAGCCCAGGCTGTAGCCGGCCACCGTCACCATCGGCAGCAGCGCATTGGGCAGCGCGTGCCGCCAGAGAACCTCTCGTTCCGTCAGGCCCTTGGACCTCGCCGTATCGATGTAGTCCTGCCCCAGCGACTCGATGACGGACGCGCGCATGATTCGAGTCTTGTAAGCAAGCTCGCTCGTTGCCATCGTCAGCACAGGCAGGATCAAATACTGGACCTGAATGCCTGGCACGCCCCGTGGGCTTGCCCCCTGAATCGGTAGCCATCCGAGTTCAATCGAGAAACTCAGCAGGAGGAGCATTCCCAGCCAGAAGTTGGGAATTGAAAACAGCGCGATCGCGGATCCGGAGATGAAGCTATCCAGCCAACGCTTGCGGGTACGGGCGGCGATTGCGCCGAACACCAGACCGCCGGCGGTGGAAATCAGAAACGCGGGAATTGCGAGCGCCAAGGTCGGTCCGATGCGCTCCAGCACCAGCGTCAGAACGGGGCTCCCGGCATGAAGATAGGAGTAGCCGAGGTTTCCCGTGAGCACATTGCCCATATAGATGAAGTATCGCTCCCACACGGGGCGATCCAGGCCGTAGGTCTGTCGCATTTTTTCGAGGAACTCGTCGGTGACCGGCGTATCCCCCAGAATGGCGTGGACGGGGTCGCCCGGGGATGCCTCGAGCAGGAGAAACAGGACGCTGATAACTACCAGGAATAAGACGAACGACGACAACAGCAGCTTGCTGTAGTGGATCAGCCGCTTCATCGGAGCGTCCCCAGAGGTGCTGACGGTGGCCGCGTTGCGTTCCGTCGTGATCGAATCATGTGACTTCCTTGTCAGAGGGTAAATACTGCGTACGGAGAAGCGGCCTGCGTCTCCGATTCAGCAAATGCGCTTTTCAGGCTACCTGATACGCGGTCGGTCAAACAAGCTTTTTTTCACATACTGAGCAGGCCGTTCACATTAGGGGACATTTTGTGGTGGTGAGACCCCACCGGATGGCTGTCATTACCGCATGCGGGCGCGCATCAAAACCACATTGTGGTGCAGCCGCGTAAAATGCGAACACTCGCCTCGGCTTTGGTGGTGGGTGTCGTCAGCGATCATTGTGACCCCCGAGGGCCTCGGCCAGGACAGATCGGTCAATCAGCTTTGCCAGCTCTTCGCGACTGCGCGGTGCCCGGTGAAGTTCCTTGGCCACCCACACGTCCTCGCGCTCCAGTACATCCAGCATGTCGGGAATTATCTGGACGGGGAACTCCAGCTCCGGCCAGCTCTGTTCAATCTCGTGAAGCGAGAATCCGGAGATATCGGAGATGTGGTCCCAGTAACGCGTGGGCTCTTCCTTCAGCGCTTCACTCGCCTCGGCGACAGCGCGCACATACGCGACGATCGAGCGGCGCTTCTCGGGGTCGGCGAGGTCTTGCGCCCTCGCGTGGAGATTGAACACCTCGCGGTAAAGGTCTCGATCCTGGAAGAGGATCGCATCATCACCCAGCTGCTCAATGGCGTTAACCGGCTCCGGCTCCCAGATGGAGATTGCATCGACTTCTCCGCGGGCGAGATAGCCAGACATCTGCGCCATCCCACCCTGTCCGTCCTTCTCCTTCGCGAGGCCAATGATGTTGACGTCGTCCTCGGTAAGACCGACGGTCTCCAACATCGCCACGAGGAAGTAGTTCGCCGATGTCTTCCGAGGCAGCATGATCGTCTTGCCCTTCAGGTCTGCAGGTGTTTCGATGCCTGCCGATCGACGCCCCACGATCCGGAAGAACCCCTCGGTGACCGTCATGATGATCCTCAGGTCGGAGTTGGTCACCGATTCGCGCAAAAGCTGTGTCTCCGCGTTCGTGGCGAGGTCGGCCTCACCCGACGTGATCCTGGTGATGCCGCCGTCCCCCACGGTCAGGGGTTGAGGGTAGAAATCTCGGGCCGCCACCAGCACGGGCGCGAGCTCGATCCAGTAGACGCCTGAGACAGAGATGGGTGTGAGCGGCTCGTCTACCGCAGCAGTGGGTTCGGGGAGCGTTCGGTCCAGCAAGTTACAACCACCTTGTTGTCGTCCGTGCCGACAGTCCTGTTGCATACCAGGACTTCGACGATGCTCACCATGCGAACATCAATTTCAGTATACGACCGAGGGGTGGGTTTGGCCACGGTGAAAGCGCAAGGACACCATCGGAGGGGGTATCAACCGCCGGATCCGAGACACCCCGTCTGTCACGATCTCAGACTCAGCGGGGAGCACGAGAGAAAGAAAAAGCCCCGCGATCCCAGTTTTTACAAGGGATCGCGGGGCTTCGTTTCTGGCGGTGACGGTGGGATTTGAACCCACGGTAGGGGGTCGCCCTACACGACATTTCGAGTGTCGCACCTTCGGCCGCTCGGACACGTCACCGCGGACAAGCTTACGGCGCGGTGATCGTCGCACAAAATTCACCACCTGGGGATCCGCTGGGGCTCGTCGCGGCGCGCGAGCATCGGCAAGACCACGCATGGGTGATACCGGGAACGAGCCGCACGGAATCGGCCGCCGACCGCGGGATAAGCTGGCGCCGTGAGTAGGAGCGAGGTGACCGACTCGGGTGCGACGAAGCCGAACATTCGGCAGGTCGCGGCCATCGCGGGCGTCTCGCACATGACCGTGTCGCGTGTGCTCAACGACTATCCCCACATCCGCGAGGCGACGCGACGCCGCGTGCTCGACGTGATCGAGGAGCTGGGCTACCGACCGAACATGGCCGCCCGCGCCCTCGCGACGCACCGGACGCAGCGGATCGGCGTGCTCGTCGAGAGCGCCATCGAATTCGGACCCACGAGCATTCTGCGCGCGGTCGAGTCAGCCGCCCGCGGGGCCGGCTACGCGGTCAGTTCGATCGCGGCAGGCGACGGCGACGAGATCAGCCCGCAGGAGGCGGTCGACAACCTGACGGGCCAGGGCATCGACGCCCTGTGCGTCGTCGCCCCGCGCTCCTCGTCAGTCGCTGCCCTGCGCAAGACGTCCATGAGCGTCCCCGTCCTCGTCGTCAAGCCCGACGACGACCCGACGTTCCTCACCGCATCGATCGACCAACAGCAGGGCACGACCCTCGCGGTCGACCACCTCGTCTCACTCGGCCACCGCGACATCCTTCACCTCGCCGGGCCCCTCGACTGGCTCGACGCCCGCGCCCGCGAACGTGCGTTTCACGCGCGGGCGAAGGAGTGGGGAATTCGCCAGCGCCCGATCGTCGTCGGCGACTGGTCGGCCGACTTCGCCTACGACTTCGCCAACGGCATGCGCGAGCTGCCCGAGTACACCGCCGTCTTCGTCGCCAACGACTCCATGGCGGTCGGCCTCATTCACGGCCTCCACGACCGCGGCTTCTCGGTGCCGGACGACCTCAGCGTCGTCGGGTTCGACGACATCCCGCTCGCAGCCCACGTCCTCCCGCCGCTGACCACGGTCACCCAGAACTTCCGCGCACTCGGATCCTCGGTCGTCGACATGCTCCATGCCGCGATCGAACGCCGCGAGATCCCGAAGGTGACACGGATCCCGACCGAGCTCATCGCGCGCGGATCGAGCGCGGCCGCAAGGCGAGGGGCGGATCCACGATGAGGGGACCGCTCGTCGAGATGACGTCGGTCGTGGTCGAGTTCGCCAGCCGACGGGCGCTCGACAGTGTCGACCTGACGATCCATCCCGGCGAGGTCCACGCGCTCATGGGCGAGAACGGCGCGGGCAAATCGACGCTCATCGGCGCGCTCACGGGCACGCACCCGATTCGCTCCGGATCCGTCCTCATCGCGGGCGAGGCGCGCACACCGACGGGCGTGGCCGACGCCCGCGCGGACGGCATTGCGACCGTGTTCCAGGAGACCCACCTCACGCCGAACCTCACGGTCGTCGAGAACGTCATGCTCGGCAACGAGGTGCGCGGCCGGTTCGGCATCGACTGGACGGCGAACCGCGAGCGCACCGCGGAGGTGCTCGCGCAGCTCGGGTTGAGCGACCTCGACCCACGGGCGCGCCTGTCGTCGCTGTCGCCCGCCGTCGCGCAGCTCGTCGCGGTCGCGCGCGCCCTGGTGCTGAAACCACGGATCCTCGTGCTCGACGAGCCGACGTCGAGCCTCGACGCGGAGGAAGCGCGCACGCTGCTGCGGATCGTGCGGCGTCTGCGCGACGCGGGTACCGCGATCCTGTTCGTCTCGCACTTCCTCGAGCACGTGCTCGCCGTCGCCGACCGGCTCACTGTGCTGCGCGCGGGCCGCGTGGTTGCCGAATACGACGCCGCGGATGTCGAGCGCGCCGAGCTCATCTCGAACATGATCGGCGAGGACATCGACGCCCTGCGCGAGCTGCGCTCCGACCGCCTCGCCCATCACTACGCACCCGGCGGCCCCGCCATGCTGCACGCGCGCGAGCTCGGCCGGCGCGGCGTGCTGGATCCGACCGACCTCGAGCTCTCCCGCGGCGAGGTCGTGGGCGTCGCGGGGCTGCGCGGATCCGGACGCACCGAGCTCGCGCGGCTCGTGGGTGGCGTCGATCGCGCCGACTCCGGCGAACTGTGGCTGGACGGAAAACGCGTGCGTCTTCGCAGCCCGGGCGCGGCGCTGCGCCACCGGATCGCACTGTCGACTGAGAACCTGCGCGAGGAGGGCGTGATCGGCGGCCTCACTGCGCGCGAGAACATCATGCTCGCGCTGCAGGCGATGCGCGGATGGTCGCGTCCCCTCTCGCGCGGCGAGCAGGACGCGCTCATCGACACCTATCTCGACGCGCTCCACCTGGCGGCGGACGACCTCGACCGCCCCGTCGAGACGCTGTCCGGCGGCACCCAGCAGAAGGTGATGCTCGCGCGCCTCCTCGCGACGCGACCCCACGTGCTGATCCTCGACGAACCCACCCGCGGGATCGACATCGGAGCGAAAGTCGACATCCAGCGACGCATCGCCAAGCTCGCGGGGGAGGGCGTCGCGGTCGTATTCATCTCCTCAGAGCTAGAGGAGGTCGTGCGCATCAGCGACCGGATCGTGGTGCTCAAGGACCGCGAGAAGATCGGCGAAATGTCGAACGGCCCCGGCGTCACGGTCGACACGATCGTCGAGATGATCGCGGCCGACCTCGCGGGCGAGGGCTTCGGCGGCATCGACGCGTAACGGCGCGATGTTCCGAACACGGTCTTGCTCTTCCCCGATTGTTCCCGGTAACATTCCGGGAACGACGCACCTGTCGTCACAGCAACCCACAGCGGATCCGAGAGCGGTCCGCGCACCCGGGCGCCCTGAGCCCGTGTTCTCGAGGAGGAGAATATGTCCGCACGCACGCGCATCATCAAGGCGGCTGGCATCGCCGCTGCCGGAGTCCTGGCACTGGGCCTCGCGTCCTGCGCCGGTGGCGGGGGCGACGACGGAGGAGGCGGGGATGGCGGCGACGAGCTGACGACCGTCGGCTTCGTCGCGGTCGGCCCCGAGGGCGACTGGCGCGCCGCCAACGAGACGAACATCCAGGACACGTTCACGGAGGATGCCGGGTACGAGCTGAAGTACGCGCCCGCTGCGAACCTCGACCAGAAGTCGCAGATCGACGCCTTCACGTCGTTCGTCGACGAGGGCGTCGATGTCATCCTGCTGTCGGCGACCGAGGGGTCCGGCTGGGAAGACTCGCTCGAGCGCGCGCAGGAGGCGGAGATCCCCGTCATCCTCATCGACCGCGGCATCGAGCCCGACAACACCGACCTCTACGTCACGCGCATCGCGCCCGATAACCCACAGGTGGCCGCCGGCGTCGCCGAGTGGGCCGTGAGCGAGTTCCCGGACGGCGCGAACTACTTCGTGCTCGAGGGGCCCGCGGGCGTCTCCGTCGTCAACGAGCGCAACGAGGGCTGGGACTCGGTCATGGACTCCGAGTCCGGATTTACCAAGCTCGGTGCGCAGACCGCGAACTGGTCGACTGAGGAGGGCAAGAGCGTCTTCGAGACCGTGCTCAAGTCGAACGACAACGACGTGCAGCTGCTGTTCGCGCAGAACGACGAGATGGGGCTCGGCGCCATCCAGGCCGTCGAAGAGGCGGGCCTCACGCCCGGCGAGGACGTCAAGATCGCGACGATCGACGGCACGAGGGGGGCGATGGAAGCGCTCGCCGCCGGCGAGCTCAGCTTCGTCGCGGAGTACAACCCGCTCTTCGGTGACACCGCCCTCGACGCGGTCGAGAAGGCCCTCGCGGGTGAGAGCGTCGAGCCGTACATCATCGTGCCGAGCGAGACGT
This genomic interval carries:
- a CDS encoding ABC transporter ATP-binding protein, with translation MLLEAKNLSKTFHTRQRSEPVHAVKDVSLHARPGEFVAIVGESGSGKSTVARMLLDLISVTSGTVELDGRPIGSLRRQEYRAYRRSVQAVLQDPAGSLNPRKRVEQAIGEVIRFHKLTSGQSEIRALAIEALQQVGLSPAENFLERFPHELSGGQRQRVLIARTLVLHPRIIVADEAVSALDASVKAGVLRVMADLKDRLGIGYVFITHDLPIVEKVADRVYVMRSGEVVEEGTTEAVFSNPEHPYTQNLLQATPVLPPLT
- a CDS encoding ABC transporter ATP-binding protein; translated protein: MSIQTDTVTPSEGRPPLLEIEGLRVVLPTGPRSSVEAVRSVDLRVRDGERVGIVGESGSGKSITGRAIAGLLPRSPRVDVTGSLRFEGKEMLGAPAAEWAEIRRHRVGMIFQDPMSFLNPTTRIGRQVAESFSPERGRKRSEQKEEVYGFLEQAGLDNPRQVAARFPHELSGGMRQRVLVAIAIAKRPQLILADEPTTALDVTVQQRVLKTLDATVRDLDTSLILISHDLAVVAGMTDRVYVMYNGRILEEGKTERVITDPQHRYTKALLRSVRSLTGRGEELYSMPPELRRSLNEETAHAS
- a CDS encoding ABC transporter permease, which translates into the protein MTLQQRAATPDISSGAQNAAPSRGVSAQRMAWAMFIRKPTTIVFVPLLALMVVFVVVVPFFGPSPIMTVFPVMSAPNPDNLLGTDELGRDFLVRVANGGRISLMVGFAVAVLCMTIGLVIGGAAGYYRGAVDLGLVKIAEFFQVLPAIVLAIVAAALLGDGMWLIVIILAVTMWPGVARIVRAEAMRISQMGYVESARAVGFPGYRIIVSDVIPNLMPPVLVATTLTVGRAILIESGLAFIGIGDPNNPSWGTLLSDAQGHMREGWWLAVFPGACIFFVVLAVNMLGDALNDSFNPMIGRVK
- a CDS encoding ABC transporter permease, with protein sequence MKRLIHYSKLLLSSFVLFLVVISVLFLLLEASPGDPVHAILGDTPVTDEFLEKMRQTYGLDRPVWERYFIYMGNVLTGNLGYSYLHAGSPVLTLVLERIGPTLALAIPAFLISTAGGLVFGAIAARTRKRWLDSFISGSAIALFSIPNFWLGMLLLLSFSIELGWLPIQGASPRGVPGIQVQYLILPVLTMATSELAYKTRIMRASVIESLGQDYIDTARSKGLTEREVLWRHALPNALLPMVTVAGYSLGFMVAGSVVTERVFGWPGMGLMFVESVERGNNQVVLGIVIVLTFTIIIVNILTDMLYGLVDPRVRESFASSKKVKVAAS
- a CDS encoding ABC transporter substrate-binding protein codes for the protein MQQDCRHGRQQGGCNLLDRTLPEPTAAVDEPLTPISVSGVYWIELAPVLVAARDFYPQPLTVGDGGITRITSGEADLATNAETQLLRESVTNSDLRIIMTVTEGFFRIVGRRSAGIETPADLKGKTIMLPRKTSANYFLVAMLETVGLTEDDVNIIGLAKEKDGQGGMAQMSGYLARGEVDAISIWEPEPVNAIEQLGDDAILFQDRDLYREVFNLHARAQDLADPEKRRSIVAYVRAVAEASEALKEEPTRYWDHISDISGFSLHEIEQSWPELEFPVQIIPDMLDVLEREDVWVAKELHRAPRSREELAKLIDRSVLAEALGGHNDR
- a CDS encoding LacI family DNA-binding transcriptional regulator, whose product is MSRSEVTDSGATKPNIRQVAAIAGVSHMTVSRVLNDYPHIREATRRRVLDVIEELGYRPNMAARALATHRTQRIGVLVESAIEFGPTSILRAVESAARGAGYAVSSIAAGDGDEISPQEAVDNLTGQGIDALCVVAPRSSSVAALRKTSMSVPVLVVKPDDDPTFLTASIDQQQGTTLAVDHLVSLGHRDILHLAGPLDWLDARARERAFHARAKEWGIRQRPIVVGDWSADFAYDFANGMRELPEYTAVFVANDSMAVGLIHGLHDRGFSVPDDLSVVGFDDIPLAAHVLPPLTTVTQNFRALGSSVVDMLHAAIERREIPKVTRIPTELIARGSSAAARRGADPR
- a CDS encoding sugar ABC transporter ATP-binding protein, translated to MRGPLVEMTSVVVEFASRRALDSVDLTIHPGEVHALMGENGAGKSTLIGALTGTHPIRSGSVLIAGEARTPTGVADARADGIATVFQETHLTPNLTVVENVMLGNEVRGRFGIDWTANRERTAEVLAQLGLSDLDPRARLSSLSPAVAQLVAVARALVLKPRILVLDEPTSSLDAEEARTLLRIVRRLRDAGTAILFVSHFLEHVLAVADRLTVLRAGRVVAEYDAADVERAELISNMIGEDIDALRELRSDRLAHHYAPGGPAMLHARELGRRGVLDPTDLELSRGEVVGVAGLRGSGRTELARLVGGVDRADSGELWLDGKRVRLRSPGAALRHRIALSTENLREEGVIGGLTARENIMLALQAMRGWSRPLSRGEQDALIDTYLDALHLAADDLDRPVETLSGGTQQKVMLARLLATRPHVLILDEPTRGIDIGAKVDIQRRIAKLAGEGVAVVFISSELEEVVRISDRIVVLKDREKIGEMSNGPGVTVDTIVEMIAADLAGEGFGGIDA
- a CDS encoding ABC transporter substrate-binding protein; protein product: MSARTRIIKAAGIAAAGVLALGLASCAGGGGDDGGGGDGGDELTTVGFVAVGPEGDWRAANETNIQDTFTEDAGYELKYAPAANLDQKSQIDAFTSFVDEGVDVILLSATEGSGWEDSLERAQEAEIPVILIDRGIEPDNTDLYVTRIAPDNPQVAAGVAEWAVSEFPDGANYFVLEGPAGVSVVNERNEGWDSVMDSESGFTKLGAQTANWSTEEGKSVFETVLKSNDNDVQLLFAQNDEMGLGAIQAVEEAGLTPGEDVKIATIDGTRGAMEALAAGELSFVAEYNPLFGDTALDAVEKALAGESVEPYIIVPSETFDSPEAAEEALPEREY